Within the Pirellulales bacterium genome, the region GCGAGGGATTAGCGTCGGTTCAAATCCCTCGCTAGCGCTTCGGGCTGGTGTGACTTGCACCGTATCAATTGCTTTACCAAGCCCTTATGTTTCGCACGAAGATCTGCGGCATCACGAGAGTGGAAGACGCGCGGGCCGCGGCCGAGGCGGGGGCCGATTGCATTGGGCTGAACTTCTACCCCGGCAGCGCGCGGCATGTGGGTCGTGAGCAAGCGCGGGAGATTCGCGAGGCCGTGCGCGGCCGCATGTTGGTAGCGGGCGTGTTCGTCGATGCCCCCGCGACAACGATCGCCGAAATCGCGCGCGGTCTGGAACTCGAGCTCGTGCAGCTCAGCGGCAACGAGTCGCCGCAGGATGTCGCGATTCTGGCCGCCGCGCTTGGGGACATACCCATCATGCAAGCAGTGCGCGCAGGCGGCGCTGGTTTGACGACCGTGCGTGCTCATCTCGACGAGTGCCGGCGCCTGGTCTGCCTGCCGCGATTGGTCCTGTGGGACGCCTTCGACACGAAGCAATTTGGCGGCACCGGCCGGGTCGCCGACTGGTCGGCAGCCGCCGCGTATGTCGCGGCGCAGGGCTTGCCCCCCTTGGTGCTAGCAGGGGGTCTGAAATCTGAGAACGTGGCGGACGCGATTTTGGCCGTACGACCGCGCGGCGTCGACACCGCCAGCGGGGTCGAATGTTCGCCCGGTGTTAAGGACGCCGCGAAGATGCGGTCCTTTGTCGAGGCAGCTCGCGCCGCATTCGACAAGGCCGGCCGAGCTGACTAAGATAGTGCGGAAATTGTTCTCTGGCCGATTCTGGCACCCGCCTTGCTCGCCCCTCACAAGGAGTATATCCGTGGCGCAACTCGACACACGTCTCCCCTACAAGGTCGCTGATATGAAGCTGGCCGACTGGGGTCGCAAAGAGATCCAACTGGCCGAGAACGAGATGCCGGGCTTGATGGCGCTGCGGAAGAAATACGGCGCGACGAAGCCCCTGAAGGGCGCTCGCATCGCCGGCTGCTTGCACATGACCATTCAAACGGCCGTTTTGATCGAGACGCTGACCGAGCTGGGCGCCCAGGTCACCTGGAGCAGCTGCAATATTTTCTCGACGCAGGACCATGCGGCGGCGGCGATCGCCAAGGCCGGCATTCCGGTCTACGCCTGGAAGGGGGAGTCGAACGAGGACTTCGACTGGTGCATCGAGCAGACGCTGCACTTCCCCGACGGCCAGCCGCTGAACATGATCCTCGACGACGGCGGCGACTTGACGGCCATGGTTCATCAGAAGTACCCCGAGCTGTTGGCCGGCATCCGCGGCCTGTCGGAAGAGACGACCACCGGCGTTCACCGCCTGTACCAGATGCACGCCCGCGGCGAGTTGAAAGTGCCGGCGATCAACGTCAACGACTCGGTCACCAAGAGCAAGTTCGACAACCTGTACGGCTGCCGCGAATCGCTGGCCGACGGCATCAAGCGGGCCACCGACGTGATGGTGGCCGGCAAGGTCGTGGTCGTGGCCGGCTACGGCGACGTCGGCAAGGGTTGCGCTCGGGCTATGCAGACCCTGGGCGCGCGGGTGATCATCACCGAGATCGACCCGATCAACGCCTTGCAGGCGGCCATGGAAGGGTTCGAAGTCACGACCATGGAGGACGCCGCCAAGCGCGCCAACATCTTCGTCACGGCCACGGGCAATCGCGACATCATCATCGGCGAGCACATGAAGGTCATGCCCAACGACGCGATCGTCTGCAACATCGGCCACTTCGATCTCGAGATCGACATGGCCTGGCTGAACAGCCAGAAGAACGTGAAGAAGGTCGAGATCAAGCCGCAGGTCGACCGCTACACGTTCCCGGACGGCCACTCGATCCTCGTGCTGGCTGAGGGGCGTTTGGTGAATCTGGGCTGCGCCACGGGTCATCCGTCGTTCGTGATGTCGAACTCGTTCACGAACCAGGTGATGGCACAACTGGCCCTGTGGACCGAAACCGACAAGTTCCCGCTGGGCGTCCACGTGCTGCCGAAGCAGCTCGACGAAGAGGTGGCCCGGTTGCACCTCGACAAGCTCGGCGTGAAGCTCACGAAGCTGACCGAGAAGCAGGCCGACTACATCGGCGTGCCGGTTGCCGGGCCGTACAAGCCCGACTACTACCGGTACTAAACCGGCGGCCGGGCAACTGCCGTAAGGCCCCCTTTGACAACTCGCCAGGGCTGCGGGATAACACCCGCAGCCCTTTTCTTTTGGTCAGGACGCACCACGAAATTACGGACGAAAGCGGTCGAGAAACCATGCCAGAAATTCAAGCCTTTCGCGGTCTGCGCTACGATCTGGGGCACGTCGGATCATTGAGCGACGTGATCGCGCCCCCGTATGACGTGATCGGGCCGCCGTTGCAGGAGCAGCTCTACAAGAAGCATCCGGCGAACGTCATTCGCTTGATC harbors:
- a CDS encoding phosphoribosylanthranilate isomerase, translating into MFRTKICGITRVEDARAAAEAGADCIGLNFYPGSARHVGREQAREIREAVRGRMLVAGVFVDAPATTIAEIARGLELELVQLSGNESPQDVAILAAALGDIPIMQAVRAGGAGLTTVRAHLDECRRLVCLPRLVLWDAFDTKQFGGTGRVADWSAAAAYVAAQGLPPLVLAGGLKSENVADAILAVRPRGVDTASGVECSPGVKDAAKMRSFVEAARAAFDKAGRAD
- the ahcY gene encoding adenosylhomocysteinase — its product is MSVAQLDTRLPYKVADMKLADWGRKEIQLAENEMPGLMALRKKYGATKPLKGARIAGCLHMTIQTAVLIETLTELGAQVTWSSCNIFSTQDHAAAAIAKAGIPVYAWKGESNEDFDWCIEQTLHFPDGQPLNMILDDGGDLTAMVHQKYPELLAGIRGLSEETTTGVHRLYQMHARGELKVPAINVNDSVTKSKFDNLYGCRESLADGIKRATDVMVAGKVVVVAGYGDVGKGCARAMQTLGARVIITEIDPINALQAAMEGFEVTTMEDAAKRANIFVTATGNRDIIIGEHMKVMPNDAIVCNIGHFDLEIDMAWLNSQKNVKKVEIKPQVDRYTFPDGHSILVLAEGRLVNLGCATGHPSFVMSNSFTNQVMAQLALWTETDKFPLGVHVLPKQLDEEVARLHLDKLGVKLTKLTEKQADYIGVPVAGPYKPDYYRY